The Vigna unguiculata cultivar IT97K-499-35 chromosome 1, ASM411807v1, whole genome shotgun sequence nucleotide sequence TTCTTAGAAATCCTCACATCTAATATTCTTCATCCATGTATTCGTTTGAGCTAGTCATCAAGGTGAACTATCGGCTCTAATCCCACTAATGAGTCTTTCAAGAGAAATTCACCGATGAACAAATACTAATAAGACTTGAGTTAAACCCATGTAAAATAGTTGACACCATCTCTAACCCAATCTTAAGACAATAGATTTGTGAATTTTCTTCCTTATATGTagttcaactttctcatttctatacAACATAGGACTTAGACTTATACTTGGAATTCCTAACCATTATTAGTCCAAAAGTATAGATATTTACCTTTAACAAGTTCATGCCCATAGATGGATGGGCATATGGATTGAAGGATTTGGCGAAATAAATCTGGACCGTGTTCCTGTTTAAACTTTGCAACAAATTCCAAATCctttgaagaaaatgaaaacaaatcgAATAGCTCAGTTGGCCTAGTTTTGGGATTAGAGTCCTGCAGATCCTGAGATGTGGACTGTGACTTTGAATTTTTTATGGATACAGCTTCAAGATACAGATAGTAAAATCCTTGGTTTCTGTTCTTCGACTTCCCTACATAAATACCAACAAGCATAAGTGAAATGGCCTGAAAATGAAGGATTTTGCTTCTTATGTTAAAGTAATTCAGATATTTAAAGCAGAAATAAGTCTTAGCCGAACAAAATACTGAAAATAGCAACAAATGCTATAGGTTTTCAGACTCCTGCATCAACAGCAGCagaatatttgtataaatttaaccaatgaacaattttatttggaatttaaatttgtaatctttGAAGATATACATGTTTAGAATACTTCTCATGCACCAGGTTTTGTCGACAGAAAAGCAGTTGGGTTGGCCTTCAAGAATTAAGCAAAGAATTGGGTGATCCAACATCAGAGGGAAAGAGAAAACTCAAGTTCTACGGACGAATATACAGCTGTGATGCTAAGACTGTGACTATTGGTGTTTCAAGACTTCATCTTTGACGGAAGCATTTTATTACCAGCGTCAGATTTCCAGGTCATATCATATATTGGTCAAACATAACAGTTACGTTCATGAATTTGCAAATAACAAAGCTTAAATACCAGTGAACACTAaacacataattttaaaaatacatatcaaACAAAGTTTAGTTATCTATGCTCACAAACTTACATTTGCTTTGTCTTTAACATCTAAGCAAGTGTTAAAACACAGAGAACAGTAAATGGTGGATAACAAAAACATGCAGGCTTAGGCTTAAGCATACCTCCTCCAATATCCATGTAAGTGTTAATTCCTCTTATAATTCCAGTAACAGTAACCACATCTCCAGGTATGCATGCATCAACAAGATCTTGGGTAAGCTCGCATTCCACTGTTCGAGGCACTCGTCCTTCTTCATGGTCTTCATGTTTTAATAATTCTTGAACTCTATTGCAGCAGGTACATCAAAAACAGTGTTTTAAAGGACTGAAGCCCTAACAATGACTAGGGGGAAAGTGATGTCAAATGTATGTGGAAGAATAGAGATAACGAGTCAAGCACCAGACTTGccttattttttgaaaatcaatAGTTTGAGCAGTAGATCGCAACGGATTAAAGATTTTGCTCTTGCAGCCGTTTAAATTGCAAGTTGATGGTGGAGAATACTTGCCATCAGGAAATTTACGTGAAATTGGTTGTCTACATTTACAGCATTCAAAAAACATTTGCACCACCAGCGGCCTGACAGTGCTGACTTTCACAGCAGTACCACGAACTGAGACCAGTTTGTCTGTAAAATCAccaaaagattataaaatatcataatgaCTCTTTTTCCTATACAATGTCAAAGCTTCAACCATGGCAaccaaacacaaaaaataaataaatacaattataaaaacGACTTAATGATTTTATGATATACCAATGTAAGCTGCTTTTAAGTTCTTCAGCGCAATCATAGTTTTAGGACAGTTATGAAGACGAACATCAACCTTTGCACCAAGCACCAGATCGTCATTCTCCGATTTGGAAAGCAAAACCTGTTtccaatttattatttaaataatataaaacctTGGCCAACATTAAAACAGCACTTATTTACGCAACAACAGAAGTGACTTCAAGCATACCTTATGTACAGCAGCACTCATGCATGCGAGAGCAATTTTAGGTTTCTCCTctaacattttataaaattcctCAACATGACAAATCTGTTGGAACTGCTGAAAGTCAAGCGACAAGATATGGTTTCCATAACCACTTTTCACCTGTTAACATAACCCAAAAATTATCCCCATGAGAACACACAGGCAATATGTCACTGTATCCAAGACTAAGAGTCAAGAAAGCTTTAAAATCTAAAAGTATAATGATTCTATTTGTTTTTCTCCTCCCCGTGTTTTCACAAATTAAAGTTATCAAATActgatttaaaaaagaaaaagttacaCTGTTTAACTAATCCATATAAGCAAATAGTCTATCCATTGAGAGTGTAAAGAACTTTTCCAATGTAGTCTAATCATAAACTGTCATGCATGGTAAGTTTGTTACCTTTTACTTAACTAACTTAACAACGGTAAATACTGAGTTGTTTGTAGTAGGGCATAGAAATTAAACTCAAATCTTATCTACTAAGAAACAAGTTTAATTCAGTAGAAACGGATGCTTCTTCTGCTGTTCGTTAAACATTCATAACTTGTTATGACAACATATGCCGCAATTAGACAATTCAATACGGCAAACGCAAATCAGAAACATAATCCAggtatgttatttaaaaattgaattcgCAAGTTCCGCAGTGAATGAATTGAACAAATATATCGCAATAATAACATGGAGGAGAAGAAATTGAAGAGTTAAAGACGGAGAAGAGATTGCGAAACCTGAGAAACAAGGTTTTGTCCCACcggtgaagaaaagaaggaaaaaagagaGGAAGCGAGATTGAACCAGGTATTCTCGACGGTTAAGAGCTGTTCAGGAAAGTAAATGTCGAGTACTTCCATTAACCTGGATTGGTCCATGGATTCGTATCCGATCCTCCGCACCGTCTCTTCTTCTGGTGTTCCGTGCATTTCGTCTCCGATTGCGTTCTTCGTCGCCTTTCTTTTTTACTCAAAAGCTTTTGGCGAGAATGAGAAAGTTCATTTCTTTATTGGCGggaaaattagaaaaacaaatatgcGGTGCCAAAAGCCCCGACAAACAATGTTAGGGCTTCTATTACTGTGAATTTCGGCCATTGCTTTCTGCACTCTCTTATTTCCTTTTTGCTTAAATAtcttggtcctcatttttacggtagtgtttgttgtggatgatttttattttgactGAATGTTTTAAATGGTCTTTATTattgaatgtttaaaataatccTCATCCTCGTAATTCGTgatttatttggtcatttttctGTAACATTAACGGAGCACTGTATAGGTGACACAGTTGGTTTATATCAGTGTGTGTTACATGTACTGTACATAtgactaattaacgttaattttttaatttaggagaaattttgcaattagggaaatttcttcattttcatctttcttgagctcgaaaatttttgaaatttctgatgtaaaattcattattgatgtactgcattttgactctccttaaacttcgttcaatttcacttttgccaaacattgatATGCTCaaattaagatgtcattttgaacatgttgggattaatatcaacataatcaaactaattcatttcttcatttaacaatagtacaaaacaaattggactttaaaagattacacacaataatagtacgaataatacaataacaacaagTGAAACTTATGCAGTCTCTActcagcaaccttcaatgacttctccaaatcattaatctgtcTGCCTCATtggtgtcatgatgatgacatttttttcatcaacatcactatttgaaaaagttgtagcccacattattggaatcACCACTCTGTACAAAAcaaattcatttcttcatttaacaatagtacaaaacaaattggactttaaaagattacacacaataatagtacgaataatacaataacaacaagTGAAACCTATGCAGTCTCTActcagcaaccttcaatgacttctccaaatcattaatctgtcTGCCTCATTGGTGTCATGATAATGACATTCTTTTCATCAACATCACtatttgaaaaagttgtagcccacattattggaatcaccactctgtaaatcaataacacaaaaaattaaaaccaatttattattaacacaaaaataaaaacaaattgtacccaaaattttctaccaatattcttggagttcttgtcatcctcaaaCTGTCATCACTACGCagctacaaatcggggttaatccatttctcgttgaaccaccaacagtaGTGATACAATTGTCTCTAACTATTACAActagaggtaaaggaagaagattgagaccgtaacatacctatataatgggattgcatgaagaagattgcagcaacaccaattggaaatttgggaatggaggaacaagattaccaaaattcaccaactgcccaaacattccttaccaaaatcctagctcacttatttatccacaaatatctaattaccacacatGTACACgtacacaccctaatacaaactgtgCCATATGTACAATGCTCTGTTAATTATTTCAACGAcattacagaaaaggaccaaatcaaacacgaattgtgaaaatgatgaccatttcaaacatttgataaaaatgaggatcattttaaactgtcaaaatgaggattaTTCGCAACAAATATTACGAAAATGAGGataaaaaaggtatttaagcctttctTTTTTGGCCTACACTCCATATGAGTAATAatgaaataacaattttatctttttatttttttctttttctctcccGTGCTCAGCCCCTCTACCTAGAGGTGAAATCTATTACTGTGTGAGAGTCACTACCAAAGCCACTGTCCTACGACATGTAGCAGAAGAGTTTGCAGTAGAGATTAAATTGAGAAGGCAAATTGAACGGTAAAACAAAAAGATTGCCAAAAAATGGTCATTGCAAAAGATTTCCATTAAGCATTTTAAGAGTTTTGAAATGTGGAGATGTCAAAATAATCACCACACGATATTaaggatgtcaaaaaaaatagtttcatatttatagataaaatctgtaaaatatgaatattataaattgatataagtAGATAATggatacaaataatttttatacatgttAATAAAACAGGTACAGTATCATAGTAATTTTTATACATGTTAATAAAACAGCTACGGTATCATAGATTTTCGTGCTGCTAATTTCTAATTTACcaaaataatcttttatatatatatatatatatatatatatatatatatatattatagtaaataagtTAGTAATAGGTTTTTTCTCTACAGTTGCATATCTCATGTCTTTATGCTTCAAATAACCTCCCTCTGTTATCTTATAGGTACAATTCTTAACATTCTTCTACATCTCTACATATTTTGCATTTAAATGTCAAGGAAAACAATTGATTTACTTGAATCagctttgaatttgaattttattgttGAGATTGAAAATGCAAAAGTACAAGTTCTTTgttgaatttgattttcttttgggtttgtgaaaatgatgaaaaggaAACTGGGGTGGCTTTAGCATAAGGGGCAAGATATTTGAACATTATTAACACAGACACATGTTAAAGGTTTGTCAACAAAGTCTTTGATCATTTATCTATCTCCATTAGGATGCTGCAATAGTGTCAATTTAATAACTTTATCTACCTTTTTCAATCTACGTCCCATCCCTCAAGTAACCAGATTTAGAATCTTTAGATGTCAGTTTTATGTTTAAGCTAAGCACATTACATTTCATGTAGACTTTAT carries:
- the LOC114184065 gene encoding probable DNA helicase MCM8 isoform X2, coding for MHGTPEEETVRRIGYESMDQSRLMEVLDIYFPEQLLTVENTWFNLASSLFSFFSSPVGQNLVSQVKSGYGNHILSLDFQQFQQICHVEEFYKMLEEKPKIALACMSAAVHKVLLSKSENDDLVLGAKVDVRLHNCPKTMIALKNLKAAYIDKLVSVRGTAVKVSTVRPLVVQMFFECCKCRQPISRKFPDGKYSPPSTCNLNGCKSKIFNPLRSTAQTIDFQKIRVQELLKHEDHEEGRVPRTVECELTQDLVDACIPGDVVTVTGIIRGINTYMDIGGGKSKNRNQGFYYLYLEAVSIKNSKSQSTSQDLQDSNPKTRPTELFDLFSFSSKDLEFVAKFKQEHGPDLFRQILQSICPSIYGHELVKAGITLSLFGGVRKHSMDQNKVPVRGDIHVIIVGDPGLGKSQLLQAAAAVSPRGIYVCGNATTKAGLTVAVVKDPMTSDYAFEAGAMVLADSGLCCIDEFDKMSSEHQALLEAMEQQCVSIAKAGLVASLSSRTSVLAAANPAGGHYKMTKPAAEILQKFYLKLRDHNTSADGTPITARQLESLVRLAEARARLDLRVEITDQDATDVVEIMKESLFDKYVDEHGIVDFGRSSGMSQQKEAKRFLNALNKQSELEQKDCFSVSELYSLADRISLKVPDIDALIENLNSVNCLLKKGPKTYQVLSSSYARSQAFKTRG